The following are encoded together in the Cheilinus undulatus linkage group 3, ASM1832078v1, whole genome shotgun sequence genome:
- the LOC121507350 gene encoding chitinase-3-like protein 1 translates to MTRAQSADMNTAAVIVSLQLFIQTAAATYSLVCYFSNMSRYRTGVGKYLPDNVDPVLCTHLVYSYAIIDHENKLAESEWNEKNVYRSFTRLKQRNSLLKTLLSVRVNEDRARFSIMASSAERRQRFVRSSVTFLRTHWFDGLDLDVDQSGSDGGSSDDVQRLVLLCKELSEAFRTESDGDGRLVLSAAASPSSPVNDRHNDLAEISQFLDFISVKTFDFVSGEDAVTAHHSPLYSHNASSIDGVVTSWLQRGVPAEKLLLGFPAHARSFTLSSTADGIGAPVSGPASPGPYTQQSGVWAYYETCSFLRGTSARWLDTQKVPFAVKGSQWVGFDNQRSYSTKVDYLRSRRLGGAAVWTLDMDDFSGEFCGEGRYPLISRLKSELRDELTTKETPLSSPPSPSVSSSTGGTPPSLTPLPSHTGCLLNITLELPISRFCTRRADGLYRSWARADTIFRCVRRKTYVTRCHGEETQQGSSTEAATASPTVVTVSLTLSHVLGVWTIS, encoded by the exons ATGACGAGAGCTCAGAGCGCTGACATGAACACTGCAGCTGTTATTG TGTCTCTGCAGCTCTTCATTCAGACAG CAGCAGCCACATACAGCCTGGTGTGTTATTTCTCCAACATGTCCCGTTACAGGACAGGTGTAGGGAAATATCTGCCTGACAACGTTGATCCTGTGCTCTGCACTCACCTGGTTTATTCCTATGCCATCATCGACCACGAGAACAAGCTCGCTGAGTCGGAGTGGAATGAGAAAAACGTCTACAGGTCGTTCACACGCCTCAAACAGAG AAACTCTCTGCTGAAGACGTTACTGTCAGTCAGAGTCAACGAGGACCGAGCTCG GTTCTCCATCATGGCGTCCTCAGCTGAACGCCGTCAGAGGTTTGTCCGGTCATCTGTCACGTTCCTGAGGACTCACTGGTTTGACGGTCTGGATCTAGATGTGGATCAGAGTGGATCTGATGGAGGTTCATCCGACGACGTACAGCGGCTCGTTCTGCTCTGTAAG GAGCTGTCTGAGGCCTTTAGAACAGAGAGTGATGGAGATGGACGACTCGTCCTGTCTGCAGCCGCGTCACCGTCTTCACCTGTTAACGACCGACACAATGACCTGGCAGAGATCTCACA GTTCCTTGATTTCATCAGTGTGAAGACGTTTGACTTCGTCAGTGGTGAGGACGCCGTAACCGCTCACCACAGCCCGCTCTACTCTCACAACGCCAGCAGCATC GACGGCGTCGTCACCTCGTGGTTGCAGCGAGGCGTCCCTGCAGAGAAGCTGTTGTTGGGTTTTCCCGCTCACGCTCGCTCTTTCACCCTCTCCAGTACAGCAGACGGCATCGGGGCCCCCGTCAGCGGCCCCGCCAGCCCCGGGCCCTACACCCAGCAAAGCGGGGTCTGGGCTTATTACGAG ACGTGCTCCTTTCTCAGAGGAACATCAGCTCGCTGGCTCGACACCCAAAAAGTTCCCTTTGCTGTTAAAGGCAGCCAGTGGGTGGGCTTTGACAACCAGAGGAGCTACAGCACTAAG GTGGATTATCTGAGGAGCCGGCGGCTCGGAGGAGCGGCTGTGTGGACTTTGGATATGGACGACTTCTCCGGAGAGTTCTGTGGCGAGGGCAGATATCCTCTGATCTCACGTCTGAAATCTGAACTCAGAGACG AATTGACAACAAAGGAGAcccctctttcctctcctccctccccctctgTCTCCTCGTCCACTGGGGGGACACCGCCGTCTCTCACCCCCTTGCCGTCTCACACTGGCTGTCTCCTGAACATCACTCTGGAGCTTCCCATTAGCAGATTCTGCACGCGGCGAGCTGACGGGCTGTACCGGAGCTGGGCACGCGCAGACACCATCTTCAGGTGTGTGCGGAGGAAGACGTATGTCACACGGTGTCACGGCGAGGAGACGCAGCAGGGCAGCAGCACAGAGGCAGCTACGGCGTCACCGACCGTGGTTACCGTCAGCTTAACTCTCAGTCATGTGTTAGGAGTGTGGACGATCAGCTGA